A window of the Desulfurobacteriaceae bacterium genome harbors these coding sequences:
- the kdsB gene encoding 3-deoxy-manno-octulosonate cytidylyltransferase, producing the protein MEDFLIAIPARISSTRLPEKPLRTLKGKPLIGWVVEACLKITKNVLVATDDEKIKEVAENFGAKAVLTSKNHKSGTDRIFEAVKDLPFKYIVNVQGDEPFVKSFHVLSIVDALERGEQFATIATHFSLEEEVKDPNNVKVVIDRNSYAIYFSRSVIPFPRDGKLTVSNYLKHVGIYGYTKEALEKFVSWDEGFLEKIEKLEQLRIIENGCKIKVSIVEEPTFGIDTEEDLKKALEKLEKGEV; encoded by the coding sequence ATGGAAGACTTTTTAATTGCAATTCCTGCAAGGATTTCATCTACAAGACTTCCTGAGAAACCTTTAAGGACTTTAAAAGGGAAACCTTTAATAGGTTGGGTTGTTGAAGCCTGTTTAAAGATTACAAAGAATGTCCTTGTTGCAACCGATGACGAGAAGATAAAGGAGGTTGCAGAAAACTTTGGAGCAAAAGCGGTTTTGACCAGTAAAAACCATAAAAGTGGAACAGACAGAATATTTGAAGCTGTAAAAGATTTACCTTTTAAATATATAGTAAACGTTCAAGGTGATGAACCTTTTGTAAAAAGTTTCCACGTTCTATCGATAGTTGATGCTTTAGAAAGGGGAGAACAATTTGCAACAATAGCGACACATTTTTCTCTTGAGGAAGAAGTAAAAGATCCAAACAATGTAAAAGTTGTAATAGACAGAAACTCTTATGCCATATACTTTTCTCGAAGTGTTATTCCCTTTCCAAGAGATGGTAAACTAACTGTGAGTAACTATTTAAAACACGTAGGAATATATGGCTATACCAAAGAAGCCTTAGAAAAGTTCGTTTCTTGGGACGAGGGTTTTTTGGAGAAAATTGAAAAACTTGAGCAGTTAAGAATTATTGAAAATGGTTGTAAGATTAAAGTTTCTATAGTAGAGGAACCTACTTTTGGAATAGATACAGAAGAGGATTTAAAGAAAGCTTTAGAGAAACTTGAAAAAGGAGAGGTCTAA